Part of the Motacilla alba alba isolate MOTALB_02 chromosome Z, Motacilla_alba_V1.0_pri, whole genome shotgun sequence genome, gatggagacCAAGACAAATTATCCATGGCTCAGTAGAGCATggccctgctcttcccagcaggTCAGTCACGATAGGAAAAGCCTGTCTGGCAGTGGATAAACCCACCCCCTGGGCTGATCTCTTGCCTGGCTGAGAACAGGGATGGTTCTTACCctcttggcagggctggcatcCAGCCTCTCTTGGAGACGAATCACCCATGGGGAATGGAGGGGGGCACAGAGGCGCTTGCCTTTTGTGGTGATGAATCTGCCAGGCccatgagggaaaaaaacaagatttAGTGACCAGCACTCCACAGATGCCCAAGAGCAGCTCAAGCTCTCACCCACTCCCCACCTCACTGCCCTCCCCCATCTCTGCCTGTAGATGACTTTCTTCCCTAGCTTTTGTCCCATGCTCtcccctctcagctgctccccctCTCACTGAGCTTCTGGATCTCCAGGATCtcttctgcagctctccctATTCCTTCGCCCTCAAATCCTGCTCAACATCCCTCTGCCATCCTGCTCTACTTTCCCCCCATCCTCCATGCAAGGTCCATCCCTTGGCCATCACGAGGCCTCGTCCGTCAGCCATCAGCACTTGGGCTCTTACACGGCAGCAGGGATGTCACAGCCATCCTGCACCAGCTGGAGCCGGTAATCCTGCACGATCCACCACGGGATGGGTGCCTCGCTCGTCCTCAGGCAGCAGTCGAGGACATTGTTGCTGCTGTGCACTGGAGGAAGAACACACCGCGCAGGCTGAGGCCAGCTGCACCTCTCTCAGCCTCCCCGGAGGGCTGTGGCAGGACGGTGCCTGCAGGAATGCTGTCACACACTGTCCTGCCTGGGCACACAGACGCCAGCTTTATTGTGCTCACACCCCAGGGCTAAGAGCCCTTTGCCTCCTTCTGATAGAAAGCAAAGGAGACAGGAGGAGCAAACAGGCAGAAGGCAACCCTCCTGCACCCCAGCTAGCAAGGCAGGACACAGGGGTCCTTATTTCCCCTCCTTCAGGGTGATGCAATACAGACACTCATTTCCCAGGGTTGGGGAtgacttcagttttatttactgAAGCAATCACAGGTTTGGCAGCTACCCCACCACCAGCCCACCCCACACGGATCATTCCTGTGACAGCTGAAGGACATAGCTGTCTGTGcttctctgcagggaaggagacCCCGAGTCACCCTCCCAGCAAATCCTGTGTTCACTGCTAACACCTGACAAGGCTGGCAGCACCCACGGATGTCTGCACCCTCAGCAGCAAGGTGTGGTGCAACACCACAAGGTGTCTGGACCCTCCAGCTCCCCACCACATGTAGAGGTTCTGATGTCACCCACCCAGACAGCTGTGGCCTCTGCAAATGCCACATCCAACACCAACAGCCCCTCAAACATCAGCCCTGCCCTAACAGACACCCTCCCtctggctcccagccctgccacttGCCTCCAGGCTGCCCTACACCAGGGGGACAGGAATGTCACCTTGGTGGTGTGCTGGGGAGAATGGGACCAAGACAATCCCAGCCCAATGTATACAAGCTGGGCTAGGGCACTGGGAGGCAGGATTGCTCCATGGCGCTTTCCCAAAcactccttccctgccccagagccctgcaggctcCTGTCTGGACTTTGGGCAGGACAAAGTCCCAGTGGACAGCTTACAAGAAGAGGACGCAGGAGGGCTGTGAGGAAGCGGCAGCCATGTGTCCCTCTAAAAGTCTGCTGGAAATGCAAAAGACAGAAGAAGCAGAATCCTCTAATTTCCCCAGGAAAGGCAGCCTGGGAGGTCCCATCTTACCATCCAGGGTATGTCCCAGCAACAGGAGACTgaagcagagaagctgcagctgctgcattttgctgCTAAGTCTGGCAGAGGATGGGCTGGAGGCAAtggagctccaggcaggagaggtgagctctgcacagcttctctgtgccctgcggctgctgctccccactgcTTATATATCCTTCCAGCCCATGGCTTTCACTTTCTTTCAGAGGCTGTAAAAAGAATTACAACAAGCTGGATTTTAATCTTTGAGCAGTTCCCGAATATCCCAGCAGAtgctttccctgcagccagctgttCTGTGGTCCCATAGGCAAACACTCCCTTGCCCTCTCTGCCAGCACTCAGGCCATAGGTGTTGCTGTTCAGGATCAGGCAGCTCCACGGTCCCTTTACCTT contains:
- the LOC119696186 gene encoding C-C motif chemokine 19-like, which encodes MQQLQLLCFSLLLLGHTLDVHSSNNVLDCCLRTSEAPIPWWIVQDYRLQLVQDGCDIPAAVFITTKGKRLCAPLHSPWVIRLQERLDASPAKRGKPQGK